One part of the Excalfactoria chinensis isolate bCotChi1 chromosome 8, bCotChi1.hap2, whole genome shotgun sequence genome encodes these proteins:
- the RPE65 gene encoding retinoid isomerohydrolase isoform X2 produces MTEKRIVITEFGTYAYPDPCKNIFSRFFSYFKGVEVTDNALVNVYPVGEDYYACTETNFITKINPDTLETIKQVDLCKYVSVNGATAHPHVENDGTVYNIGNCFGKNFSLAYNIIRIPPLQADKEDPMNKSEVVVQFPCSDRFKPSYVHSFGLTANYIVFVETPVKINLLKFLSSWSLWGANYMDCFESNETMGVWLHVAEKKKGRLLNIKYRTSAFNLFHHINTFEDNGFLIVDLCTWKGFEFVYNYLYLANLRANWDEVKKQAEKAPQPEARRYVLPLHIDKADTGKNLVTLPYTTATATLRSDETIWLEPEVIFSGPRHAFEFPQINYKKYGGKPYTYTYGLGLNHFVPDRLCKLNVKTKETWVWQEPDSYPSEPIFVSHPDALEEDDGVVLSIVISPGSGPKPAYLLILNAKDMSEVARAEVEVNIPVTFHGLFKRA; encoded by the exons ATGACAGAGAAAAGGATCGTGATAACTGAATTTGGTACCTATGCCTACCCAGACCCATGCAAGAACATTTTCTCCAG GTTTTTCTCCTACTTTAAAGGGGTGGAGGTCACCGATAATGCCCTCGTTAATGTCTACCCTGTTGGCGAGGATTACTACGCCTGTACAGAGACCAACTTTATAACCAAAATTAACCCAGACACTCTAGAGACAATCAAGCAG GTGGATCTCTGCAAGTACGTCTCCGTCAATGGGGCCACAGCCCACCCCCACGTGGAGAACGATGGCACCGTTTACAACATTGGCAATTGCTTTGGGAAAAACTTCTCGCTGGCCTACAACATCATACGGATCCCTCCACTCCAGGCAG ACAAGGAGGACCCAATGAACAAGTCAGAGGTGGTGGTGCAGTTCCCTTGCAGTGACAGATTTAAGCCCTCCTACGTGCACAG TTTTGGTCTGACTGCAAACTACATCGTATTTGTCGAAACCCCAGTGAAGATCAACCTCCTCAAGTTCCTCTCCTCCTGGAGCCTCTGGGGAGCCAACTACATGGACTGCTTTGAGTCCAATGAGACCATGGGG GTGTGGCTTCAtgtggcagagaaaaagaaagggcgGCTCCTCAATATCAAGTACCGGACCTCAGCCTTCAACCTCTTCCATCACATCAACACCTTCGAGGATAACGGGTTCCTCATTGTCGACCTCTGCACATGGAAGGG ATTTGAGTTTGTTTACAACTACCTCTACTTAGCCAACCTCCGAGCAAACTGGGATGAAGTAAAGAAGCAGGCAGAGAAGGCCCCGCAGCCCGAAGCCCGCAGATACGTGCTGCCCCTCCACATCGACAAG GCCGACACAGGCAAGAACTTGGTCACCCTGCCCTACACAACAGCCACCGCGACGCTGCGCAGCGATGAGACTATCTGGCTGGAGCCAGAAGTGATTTTCTCAGGGCCACGCCATG CCTTTGAATTTCCACAGATCAATTACAAGAAATATGGTGGGAAACCCTACACATACACATACGGGCTTGGACTGAACCACTTTGTTCCAGACAGG CTTTGCAAGCTGAATGTTAAAACAAAGGAGACCTGGGTGTGGCAGGAGCCAGATTCATACCCATCAGAGCCAATCTTCGTTTCCCATCCAGATGCTCTGGAGGAAGATGATG GGGTGGTGCTGAGCATTGTGATCAGCCCCGGCTCAGGGCCAAAGCCTGCCTACCTCCTGATCCTGAATGCCAAGGACATGAGTGAAGTGGCGAGGGCTGAAGTGGAGGTGAACATCCCTGTGACTTTCCATGGACTCTTCAAAAGAGCTTGA
- the RPE65 gene encoding retinoid isomerohydrolase isoform X1 gives MYSQVEHPAGGYKKLFETVEELSSPVTAHVTGRIPTWLRGSLLRCGPGLFEVGAEPFYHLFDGQALLHKFDFKEGHVTYHRRFVRTDAYVRAMTEKRIVITEFGTYAYPDPCKNIFSRFFSYFKGVEVTDNALVNVYPVGEDYYACTETNFITKINPDTLETIKQVDLCKYVSVNGATAHPHVENDGTVYNIGNCFGKNFSLAYNIIRIPPLQADKEDPMNKSEVVVQFPCSDRFKPSYVHSFGLTANYIVFVETPVKINLLKFLSSWSLWGANYMDCFESNETMGVWLHVAEKKKGRLLNIKYRTSAFNLFHHINTFEDNGFLIVDLCTWKGFEFVYNYLYLANLRANWDEVKKQAEKAPQPEARRYVLPLHIDKADTGKNLVTLPYTTATATLRSDETIWLEPEVIFSGPRHAFEFPQINYKKYGGKPYTYTYGLGLNHFVPDRLCKLNVKTKETWVWQEPDSYPSEPIFVSHPDALEEDDGVVLSIVISPGSGPKPAYLLILNAKDMSEVARAEVEVNIPVTFHGLFKRA, from the exons ATGTACAGCCA GGTGGAGCATCCCGCGGGAGGTTACAAGAAGCTCTTTGAGACAGTGGAGGAGCTGTCCTCACCCGTCACCGCCCACGTCACAG gCAGGATCCCCACCTGGCTCAGAGGCAGCCTCCTGCGATGCGGGCCTGGCCTCTTTGAGGTCGGGGCAGAGCCATTCTACCACCTCTTCGATGgccaggcactgctgcacaAGTTCGACTTCAAGGAGGGACACGTCACCTACCACCGCAG GTTCGTCAGGACAGATGCTTATGTGCGAGCCATGACAGAGAAAAGGATCGTGATAACTGAATTTGGTACCTATGCCTACCCAGACCCATGCAAGAACATTTTCTCCAG GTTTTTCTCCTACTTTAAAGGGGTGGAGGTCACCGATAATGCCCTCGTTAATGTCTACCCTGTTGGCGAGGATTACTACGCCTGTACAGAGACCAACTTTATAACCAAAATTAACCCAGACACTCTAGAGACAATCAAGCAG GTGGATCTCTGCAAGTACGTCTCCGTCAATGGGGCCACAGCCCACCCCCACGTGGAGAACGATGGCACCGTTTACAACATTGGCAATTGCTTTGGGAAAAACTTCTCGCTGGCCTACAACATCATACGGATCCCTCCACTCCAGGCAG ACAAGGAGGACCCAATGAACAAGTCAGAGGTGGTGGTGCAGTTCCCTTGCAGTGACAGATTTAAGCCCTCCTACGTGCACAG TTTTGGTCTGACTGCAAACTACATCGTATTTGTCGAAACCCCAGTGAAGATCAACCTCCTCAAGTTCCTCTCCTCCTGGAGCCTCTGGGGAGCCAACTACATGGACTGCTTTGAGTCCAATGAGACCATGGGG GTGTGGCTTCAtgtggcagagaaaaagaaagggcgGCTCCTCAATATCAAGTACCGGACCTCAGCCTTCAACCTCTTCCATCACATCAACACCTTCGAGGATAACGGGTTCCTCATTGTCGACCTCTGCACATGGAAGGG ATTTGAGTTTGTTTACAACTACCTCTACTTAGCCAACCTCCGAGCAAACTGGGATGAAGTAAAGAAGCAGGCAGAGAAGGCCCCGCAGCCCGAAGCCCGCAGATACGTGCTGCCCCTCCACATCGACAAG GCCGACACAGGCAAGAACTTGGTCACCCTGCCCTACACAACAGCCACCGCGACGCTGCGCAGCGATGAGACTATCTGGCTGGAGCCAGAAGTGATTTTCTCAGGGCCACGCCATG CCTTTGAATTTCCACAGATCAATTACAAGAAATATGGTGGGAAACCCTACACATACACATACGGGCTTGGACTGAACCACTTTGTTCCAGACAGG CTTTGCAAGCTGAATGTTAAAACAAAGGAGACCTGGGTGTGGCAGGAGCCAGATTCATACCCATCAGAGCCAATCTTCGTTTCCCATCCAGATGCTCTGGAGGAAGATGATG GGGTGGTGCTGAGCATTGTGATCAGCCCCGGCTCAGGGCCAAAGCCTGCCTACCTCCTGATCCTGAATGCCAAGGACATGAGTGAAGTGGCGAGGGCTGAAGTGGAGGTGAACATCCCTGTGACTTTCCATGGACTCTTCAAAAGAGCTTGA
- the DEPDC1 gene encoding DEP domain-containing protein 1A isoform X2, with protein sequence MEQRPAAPVPYRATQLWNEITRYFRAGMPLRSHRQHLKKHGSCFTASEAADWLHEVLRSNSNFGPEVSRQQTVQLLRKFLKNHIIEDIKGRWGSESLEDNGALYRFPSTSPVKPLPASCRQSGTLETSRDRLLKLPHLSRRTPRKQEALTPLENVEKTKLDKAAENEEAALHGKEASQEYVQETWRNIILIHLQTILGLPSLEEVLQPTQIVPEHVMYNMTHTSKHGVVILQNKAEDLPHWVLSAMKCLAYWPRNNDMSQPTYSGFERDVFRTVADYFVSLPEPLLTFEYYELFVNILVMCGFITVPNICSGKHSVRHETCDPQPSKTLHLNSFKSTECLLLSLLRKEPKGKKEEYEASWKPSEELAAQTQRAEKLQQCKLTSKQGSADNLIGGSCQNLSGSRNEQDLSLKFKTRCYSLERIGSTASGAHNRGESDSNRTTNVLSTRSEKQQLPSVSKADSVLEFGFENTCQKQTDGSKRASAPVLQDSELFKENLKSEQICRSQSLLGSRNSRSCTSINVPVAEITVKPRSQLCGQGRPDTSVATSEGTRTEVSAISINLLQPHLERIAVEALQICCLLLPPANRRKIQLLMRMIARISENVDMPRLHDAMGTRSLMIQTFSRCVLCCAEEVDLDELLSTRLVSFLMDHQQEIFKVPTYLQVAVQDHIEYMKMAQCKYPGEEICAILPTYSYCEQITPQEFEEQKVSTSHAAVAELLENIIKDKNLSVKEKKKKLKQFQKEYPLIYQNRFPTTENEAVLFENKPTIKQPMLSLRKPKFHSLRY encoded by the exons ATGGAGCAGCGGCCGGCGGCGCCTGTTCCGTACCGCGCCACGCAGCTG TGGAATGAGATCACCAGGTACTTCCGAGCCGGGATGCCGCTCAGGTCGCACCGGCAGCACTTGAAGAAGCACGGCAGCTGCTTCACCGCCTCCGAAGCTGCGGATTGGCTGCATGAAGTGCTGAGGAGCAACAGTAACTTTGGGCCCGAAGTGAGCAGGCAGCAGACTGTGCAGCTGCTAAGGAAGTTCCTCAAGAACCACATCATTGAAGATATCAAAGGACGCTGGGGGTCGGAAAGCTTAGAAGACAACGGTGCGCTCTACAG GTTTCCTTCGACCTCTCCAGTTAAACCTCTGCCGGCTTCATGTCGCCAAAGCGGGACCTTAGAAACCTCTAGAGATCGACTTCTAAAGCTGCCACATTTATCACGGAGAACTCCGAGAAAGCAGGAAGCGCTGACACCTCTG GAAAATgtggagaaaacaaagctggataaagcagcagaaaacGAAGAGGCTGCACTGCACGGGAAGGAAGCAAGCCAGGAATATGTGcaagaaacatggagaaatATCATCCTGATACA TTTGCAAACCATCTTAGGCCTCCCATCCTTGGAAGAAGTTCTGCAGCCAACGCAGATAGTTCCCGAGCACGTCATGTACAACATGACACACACGAGCAAACACGGTGTTGTTATTTTGCAGAACAAAGCAG AAGACCTCCCTCACTGGGTGCTGTCAGCGATGAAGTGCCTCGCATACT GGCCCAGAAATAATGACATGAGCCAGCCGACTTACAGTGGCTTTGAACGGGATGTCTTCAGGACGGTTGCTGATTATTTTGTCAGTCTCCCTGAACCATTGCTTACTTTTGAATACTATGAgctttttgttaatattttgg tTATGTGTGGCTTCATCACAGTTCCAAATATATGCAGTGGAAAACATTCTGTCCGACATGAGACCTGTGACCCACAGCCTTCAAAAACTCTTCACTTGAACTCTTTCAAGTCAACTGAATGTCTTCTTCTAAGCCTACTTCGCAAGgagccaaagggaaaaaaggaggaatatGAAGCTTCCTGGAAGCCTTCAGAAGAGTTAGCTGCTCAGACACAACGTGCAGAGAAATTGCAGCAGTGTAAGCTGACAAGTAAACAAGGCAGTGCTGACAATCTCATAGGAGGAAGTTGTCAGAATCTTTCAGGTTCCAGGAATGAACAAGATCTATCTCTAAAATTTAAGACAAGATGTTACTCTTTGGAAAGAATTGGAAGCACTGCCTCAGGAGCACATAATAGAGGAGAATCGGATTCCAACAGGACGACTAATGTCTTAAGCACAAGAAGTGAGAAACAACAGCTCCCATCTGTGTCTAAGGCTGATTCTGTATTGGAGTTTGGTTTTGAAAACACATGCCAAAAACAAACTGATGGCTCAAAGAGAGCATCTGCCCCAGTTCTTCAGGACAGTGAGCTGTTCAAAGAAAACCTTAAATCAGAGCAAATATGCAGGTCTCAGAGTTTACTTGGGAGCAGGAACTCCAGAAGTTGCACTAGCATCAATGTCCCAGTTGCTGAAATCACAGTAAAGCCAAGGTCTCAGCTCTGTGGGCAAGGAAGGCCAGATACCTCGGTGGCTACTTCAGAGGGCACCAGGACTGAGGTTTCTGCTATCAGCATCA ATCTCCTTCAGCCTCACCTGGAGAGGATTGCTGTTGAGGCACTACagatctgctgtttgctgcttcCCCCAGCAAACCGCAGGAAGATTCAGCTCCTGATGCGCATGATTGCTCGGATCAGCGAGAACGTCGATATGCCACGGCTGCACGACGCCATGGGCACGCGTTCCTTG ATGATACAGACCTTTTCTCGATGCGTGTTGTGCTGTGCAGAAGAAGTAGATCTTGATGAGCTACTTTCTACACGATTAGTTTCATTTCTAATGGACCACCAACAGGAGATATTTAAAGTCCCAACTTACCTGCAGGTTGCAGTGCAAGATCACATAGAATACATGAAGATGGCTCAG TGCAAATATCCAGGGGAAGAAATTTGTGCCATACTTCCCACCTATTCGTACTGTGAACAAATAACCCCCCAGGAGTTTGAAGAACAAAAGGTTTCTACCTCTCACGCTGCTGTGGCAGAGCTGTTAGAGAACATTATCAAAGATAAGAACTTGTctgtgaaagagaagaagaaaaagttaaaacaG TTCCAGAAGGAATATCCTTTGATATACCAGAACAGATTTCCAACCACAGAAAACGAAGCAGTGCTGTTTGAGAACAAACCTACCATCAAACAACCAATGCTCAGCCTGAGGAAACCCAAATTTCACAGCCTGAGATATTAA
- the DEPDC1 gene encoding DEP domain-containing protein 1A isoform X1 has protein sequence MEQRPAAPVPYRATQLWNEITRYFRAGMPLRSHRQHLKKHGSCFTASEAADWLHEVLRSNSNFGPEVSRQQTVQLLRKFLKNHIIEDIKGRWGSESLEDNGALYRFPSTSPVKPLPASCRQSGTLETSRDRLLKLPHLSRRTPRKQEALTPLENVEKTKLDKAAENEEAALHGKEASQEYVQETWRNIILIHLQTILGLPSLEEVLQPTQIVPEHVMYNMTHTSKHGVVILQNKAEDLPHWVLSAMKCLAYWPRNNDMSQPTYSGFERDVFRTVADYFVSLPEPLLTFEYYELFVNILVMCGFITVPNICSGKHSVRHETCDPQPSKTLHLNSFKSTECLLLSLLRKEPKGKKEEYEASWKPSEELAAQTQRAEKLQQCKLTSKQGSADNLIGGSCQNLSGSRNEQDLSLKFKTRCYSLERIGSTASGAHNRGESDSNRTTNVLSTRSEKQQLPSVSKADSVLEFGFENTCQKQTDGSKRASAPVLQDSELFKENLKSEQICRSQSLLGSRNSRSCTSINVPVAEITVKPRSQLCGQGRPDTSVATSEGTRTEVSAISISKRLCRSTIELSECSFTHSYMLTGTQNLLQPHLERIAVEALQICCLLLPPANRRKIQLLMRMIARISENVDMPRLHDAMGTRSLMIQTFSRCVLCCAEEVDLDELLSTRLVSFLMDHQQEIFKVPTYLQVAVQDHIEYMKMAQCKYPGEEICAILPTYSYCEQITPQEFEEQKVSTSHAAVAELLENIIKDKNLSVKEKKKKLKQFQKEYPLIYQNRFPTTENEAVLFENKPTIKQPMLSLRKPKFHSLRY, from the exons ATGGAGCAGCGGCCGGCGGCGCCTGTTCCGTACCGCGCCACGCAGCTG TGGAATGAGATCACCAGGTACTTCCGAGCCGGGATGCCGCTCAGGTCGCACCGGCAGCACTTGAAGAAGCACGGCAGCTGCTTCACCGCCTCCGAAGCTGCGGATTGGCTGCATGAAGTGCTGAGGAGCAACAGTAACTTTGGGCCCGAAGTGAGCAGGCAGCAGACTGTGCAGCTGCTAAGGAAGTTCCTCAAGAACCACATCATTGAAGATATCAAAGGACGCTGGGGGTCGGAAAGCTTAGAAGACAACGGTGCGCTCTACAG GTTTCCTTCGACCTCTCCAGTTAAACCTCTGCCGGCTTCATGTCGCCAAAGCGGGACCTTAGAAACCTCTAGAGATCGACTTCTAAAGCTGCCACATTTATCACGGAGAACTCCGAGAAAGCAGGAAGCGCTGACACCTCTG GAAAATgtggagaaaacaaagctggataaagcagcagaaaacGAAGAGGCTGCACTGCACGGGAAGGAAGCAAGCCAGGAATATGTGcaagaaacatggagaaatATCATCCTGATACA TTTGCAAACCATCTTAGGCCTCCCATCCTTGGAAGAAGTTCTGCAGCCAACGCAGATAGTTCCCGAGCACGTCATGTACAACATGACACACACGAGCAAACACGGTGTTGTTATTTTGCAGAACAAAGCAG AAGACCTCCCTCACTGGGTGCTGTCAGCGATGAAGTGCCTCGCATACT GGCCCAGAAATAATGACATGAGCCAGCCGACTTACAGTGGCTTTGAACGGGATGTCTTCAGGACGGTTGCTGATTATTTTGTCAGTCTCCCTGAACCATTGCTTACTTTTGAATACTATGAgctttttgttaatattttgg tTATGTGTGGCTTCATCACAGTTCCAAATATATGCAGTGGAAAACATTCTGTCCGACATGAGACCTGTGACCCACAGCCTTCAAAAACTCTTCACTTGAACTCTTTCAAGTCAACTGAATGTCTTCTTCTAAGCCTACTTCGCAAGgagccaaagggaaaaaaggaggaatatGAAGCTTCCTGGAAGCCTTCAGAAGAGTTAGCTGCTCAGACACAACGTGCAGAGAAATTGCAGCAGTGTAAGCTGACAAGTAAACAAGGCAGTGCTGACAATCTCATAGGAGGAAGTTGTCAGAATCTTTCAGGTTCCAGGAATGAACAAGATCTATCTCTAAAATTTAAGACAAGATGTTACTCTTTGGAAAGAATTGGAAGCACTGCCTCAGGAGCACATAATAGAGGAGAATCGGATTCCAACAGGACGACTAATGTCTTAAGCACAAGAAGTGAGAAACAACAGCTCCCATCTGTGTCTAAGGCTGATTCTGTATTGGAGTTTGGTTTTGAAAACACATGCCAAAAACAAACTGATGGCTCAAAGAGAGCATCTGCCCCAGTTCTTCAGGACAGTGAGCTGTTCAAAGAAAACCTTAAATCAGAGCAAATATGCAGGTCTCAGAGTTTACTTGGGAGCAGGAACTCCAGAAGTTGCACTAGCATCAATGTCCCAGTTGCTGAAATCACAGTAAAGCCAAGGTCTCAGCTCTGTGGGCAAGGAAGGCCAGATACCTCGGTGGCTACTTCAGAGGGCACCAGGACTGAGGTTTCTGCTATCAGCATCAGTAAGAGACTCTGCAGAAGTACCATAGAGCTCTCAGAATGCTCTTTCACTCACTCTTATATGTTGACTGGCACGCAAA ATCTCCTTCAGCCTCACCTGGAGAGGATTGCTGTTGAGGCACTACagatctgctgtttgctgcttcCCCCAGCAAACCGCAGGAAGATTCAGCTCCTGATGCGCATGATTGCTCGGATCAGCGAGAACGTCGATATGCCACGGCTGCACGACGCCATGGGCACGCGTTCCTTG ATGATACAGACCTTTTCTCGATGCGTGTTGTGCTGTGCAGAAGAAGTAGATCTTGATGAGCTACTTTCTACACGATTAGTTTCATTTCTAATGGACCACCAACAGGAGATATTTAAAGTCCCAACTTACCTGCAGGTTGCAGTGCAAGATCACATAGAATACATGAAGATGGCTCAG TGCAAATATCCAGGGGAAGAAATTTGTGCCATACTTCCCACCTATTCGTACTGTGAACAAATAACCCCCCAGGAGTTTGAAGAACAAAAGGTTTCTACCTCTCACGCTGCTGTGGCAGAGCTGTTAGAGAACATTATCAAAGATAAGAACTTGTctgtgaaagagaagaagaaaaagttaaaacaG TTCCAGAAGGAATATCCTTTGATATACCAGAACAGATTTCCAACCACAGAAAACGAAGCAGTGCTGTTTGAGAACAAACCTACCATCAAACAACCAATGCTCAGCCTGAGGAAACCCAAATTTCACAGCCTGAGATATTAA
- the DEPDC1 gene encoding DEP domain-containing protein 1A isoform X3, with protein sequence MEQRPAAPVPYRATQLWNEITRYFRAGMPLRSHRQHLKKHGSCFTASEAADWLHEVLRSNSNFGPEVSRQQTVQLLRKFLKNHIIEDIKGRWGSESLEDNGALYRFPSTSPVKPLPASCRQSGTLETSRDRLLKLPHLSRRTPRKQEALTPLENVEKTKLDKAAENEEAALHGKEASQEYVQETWRNIILIHLQTILGLPSLEEVLQPTQIVPEHVMYNMTHTSKHGVVILQNKAEDLPHWVLSAMKCLAYWPRNNDMSQPTYSGFERDVFRTVADYFVSLPEPLLTFEYYELFVNILDLLQPHLERIAVEALQICCLLLPPANRRKIQLLMRMIARISENVDMPRLHDAMGTRSLMIQTFSRCVLCCAEEVDLDELLSTRLVSFLMDHQQEIFKVPTYLQVAVQDHIEYMKMAQCKYPGEEICAILPTYSYCEQITPQEFEEQKVSTSHAAVAELLENIIKDKNLSVKEKKKKLKQFQKEYPLIYQNRFPTTENEAVLFENKPTIKQPMLSLRKPKFHSLRY encoded by the exons ATGGAGCAGCGGCCGGCGGCGCCTGTTCCGTACCGCGCCACGCAGCTG TGGAATGAGATCACCAGGTACTTCCGAGCCGGGATGCCGCTCAGGTCGCACCGGCAGCACTTGAAGAAGCACGGCAGCTGCTTCACCGCCTCCGAAGCTGCGGATTGGCTGCATGAAGTGCTGAGGAGCAACAGTAACTTTGGGCCCGAAGTGAGCAGGCAGCAGACTGTGCAGCTGCTAAGGAAGTTCCTCAAGAACCACATCATTGAAGATATCAAAGGACGCTGGGGGTCGGAAAGCTTAGAAGACAACGGTGCGCTCTACAG GTTTCCTTCGACCTCTCCAGTTAAACCTCTGCCGGCTTCATGTCGCCAAAGCGGGACCTTAGAAACCTCTAGAGATCGACTTCTAAAGCTGCCACATTTATCACGGAGAACTCCGAGAAAGCAGGAAGCGCTGACACCTCTG GAAAATgtggagaaaacaaagctggataaagcagcagaaaacGAAGAGGCTGCACTGCACGGGAAGGAAGCAAGCCAGGAATATGTGcaagaaacatggagaaatATCATCCTGATACA TTTGCAAACCATCTTAGGCCTCCCATCCTTGGAAGAAGTTCTGCAGCCAACGCAGATAGTTCCCGAGCACGTCATGTACAACATGACACACACGAGCAAACACGGTGTTGTTATTTTGCAGAACAAAGCAG AAGACCTCCCTCACTGGGTGCTGTCAGCGATGAAGTGCCTCGCATACT GGCCCAGAAATAATGACATGAGCCAGCCGACTTACAGTGGCTTTGAACGGGATGTCTTCAGGACGGTTGCTGATTATTTTGTCAGTCTCCCTGAACCATTGCTTACTTTTGAATACTATGAgctttttgttaatattttgg ATCTCCTTCAGCCTCACCTGGAGAGGATTGCTGTTGAGGCACTACagatctgctgtttgctgcttcCCCCAGCAAACCGCAGGAAGATTCAGCTCCTGATGCGCATGATTGCTCGGATCAGCGAGAACGTCGATATGCCACGGCTGCACGACGCCATGGGCACGCGTTCCTTG ATGATACAGACCTTTTCTCGATGCGTGTTGTGCTGTGCAGAAGAAGTAGATCTTGATGAGCTACTTTCTACACGATTAGTTTCATTTCTAATGGACCACCAACAGGAGATATTTAAAGTCCCAACTTACCTGCAGGTTGCAGTGCAAGATCACATAGAATACATGAAGATGGCTCAG TGCAAATATCCAGGGGAAGAAATTTGTGCCATACTTCCCACCTATTCGTACTGTGAACAAATAACCCCCCAGGAGTTTGAAGAACAAAAGGTTTCTACCTCTCACGCTGCTGTGGCAGAGCTGTTAGAGAACATTATCAAAGATAAGAACTTGTctgtgaaagagaagaagaaaaagttaaaacaG TTCCAGAAGGAATATCCTTTGATATACCAGAACAGATTTCCAACCACAGAAAACGAAGCAGTGCTGTTTGAGAACAAACCTACCATCAAACAACCAATGCTCAGCCTGAGGAAACCCAAATTTCACAGCCTGAGATATTAA